DNA from Chitinophaga pendula:
CAGTACGTTTCGTAATCCTGGTGTTTTGAACTTCCCTACATCGGCGGGATCTTTTGTAATGTTATATCTTCCCAGGTCTTCGCGCTCGCGGCCGTAATAGGTCAATCCGACGTTATGAAATTCTCCATCTGTAAATAATGGACCATTGTGGCAATTGATACAGCGGGCCTTTGTGCGGAACAGGTGCAAGCCTAGTAGTTGCTGGTCGGTCAGTTTATTTTTTTTCCCACTGAGGAAATAATCAAAATCAGTCTTACGGCTGGTGATCGTCCGCTGGTAAGTAGCTAGTGCGCTCATGATGCGTGCGGTGGTAACCTTTTTGTCGCCGAAAGCGGCAGCAAACAGCAGGTGGTATCCTGGTATAGCCCTTAGTTCTGCCGGTAACTCGTTCAGGTCCTGGTGCATTTCGACCGGTGAACTGATCGGCGACATGGCCTGGTCTTCAAGGCTATTGGAGCGTCCATCCCAGAAAAGTTTTTTGAAGAACCAGACATTTTCCAGGGAAGGGGCATTACGTTTGTTAGCAGCGTGGTCATGCCCGACAGACACTTCTCTCCCATCAGCCCAGTTCAGGTCAGGCGCATGGCAACTGGAACAAGACAATTGATTGGATCCGGATAAACGAGGGTCAAAAAACAAGGTCTTTCCCAGCGCGATCATCGCTTTGAGGGAGTCTTTTTTTGCCTCTAACGGAGACGGGGGCAGTATACCCAGTTCAATCAGCTTCACGCCTGCGTCGAGATGAGGTGCAGGCCACATATCCGGTGATTGGGAATAGATGGCGCGCAAGGAATCTACCGGAATTTCCCGGTAAGTAGTATCCTGGTAGGTACGAAAAGAGATAATGAGCAAGCCGGTAGCGGCTAGTATAGTCAGTCGTATAGAGTTGGTCAGTCGCATAGTTAAAAATAAAGTCCGATAGACAATTTACCTGTGAACCGGTCGTTGCCAGGTATGGACAAAGGGATGCGTCCGGCAGGTAGGGCGCCATCTTTGACGCTTCTTTCGTAACCGGCGCTTAGTTTAAGCGCAGCTTGCAGATGTAGCAGGAGCGGCATGCTGTAAGCCGCAGAAAGATGGCATAGTAACCGGTCAGTGCCATTATATAAGTAATCATGGTAGATGACGTATGGCGCAAATATGTACTTATTACTTTCCTTTACGATAAACTGCTGTGATAATGTATGCTGGTATCCCATGTATCCATCTATACCCCATGATATCTGCTGTTTTAAGAATCTGTTAAGTCCCCATCCTGCGGTTAGTATCAGCTGGTCGTATCCTACTTTGTTGGTATAACTTCCATCCTGTCGTAATTCGTTCACCAATCTGCCGCTAAGGAATATATTACGCAGTACGTCTCCCCTATCCCGGGTATGTATCAGTTTCACCAAGTAGCTGCTGTAATCGTATAAATAGTTCTTTCCCTGCAAAGCAGTATTGAAGTCTCTTCCATATTGCATAAAAGCAGCAATATCAAGTGCCAATCTGCCTTTTCTGGTATCTTTCTGCCATCGCAGTTGAATATCTCTTGTATTCAGGGAATATTCGTTAAGATAAGACTTCCCGGTTGATATCTTTAGGAATTGGAAGATATCCTGTTGTTCGTTGATGAGTTTAACAGTTCCGCTGATCTCACCTATAGCGGATTTGCTATAGATATAAAATTCCGGGCCTGTACGGCGGAAGTCATTCTGGTATAATCGTCTCATCGGGCTTTGTTCCTGTTGCCCATATCCATTCATTTCCCAGTTGACATAATCGGGGAAAGCGACAGATTCGTAGTAGGCCTTATTTTTATAGCCTATCGCTACTTCCTCTCTACCATATCCCGCGCGGTATCCGGCACCGATGGTCACCGCGTTAAACGTCCAGCCGGTGGATATAATTCCATCAAACTGAAAATCCCGGATATAGCCTCTCGGATCATTAGTGCCATAGTGCTCTCCTATGCGGTAATCCAATCCTATAGACAGGGGTAAGTTATTACGCAGTAAATTTTTCTGTCCATAGGCTTTAAAAAGATATAGGATACGTTCGTATGCTACGGGCGCTATTGCACCATAATACACCGGTACGGAAGGGTTATTACGGCTTTGATGTGCCCATCGTGTACTGTCTTCGTAAGTTCTGCTATGGCTGAAGGCACCGAATAGTTTTATGCCCTTTAATTGCGTGGTACCTTCCGTACTGAAAGTAAGTGCCCTTATTTTAGTACTACCCTGAATAGGCGTCAATTTTCCCTTGTCATAATTGAAGTCAAGTATCACCTGGCTGTACCGGACAGGCATATGCGTACCGAGCCAAAAAGGGGATTGCCGGCCAAAGGTGTATTGTTGCCATTTTACAGAGTCTGCACGTAGTCTTACGCTGGGATTTCCATCTACCAATGTGGAGTCCTGTGCCTGTAATGGCAAGCAGGCACAGGATATCACACATAGATGTAAAATATGTTTCCACATGGGTTATTTGAATCCTTTTGGTGTGGCGATATCAACAACATCAAAATCCTCACTGGAGTTGTTAGTATCCTTCAGGATACGGCGGCCATTTTCTTCTCCTACTGTCTTCCTGATAATTGACTGGGATGTGTAGGCGCCTTTGGGTACGAAGGTGTATCCGGCATCTACAGCGGCAGCCAATTTTTTAGGTATTCTATCTGAGGGGATATGTGGTTGTACTTCTACCCCATCGATTACCAGTGATATCGGTACCTGGAAGAACAACTTAGGCTCTTTGGCGGGAGCGATGAGCGGCTCTGCGTATTGCGGTAATGTCATTGCATCAGCACCTTGTTTCATTTTGAATATTACGTAGGAGTCGCGACCAGGATTGTCTAATATCATGTCATTGGCAGCATACTGCAATACTCTCAGATTAGGTACGGAAGGGTTATCCAGATCCGTAGCGGCGGGCCTATCTCCTCTTTTCTTACGTTCTTCTACCAGGTAGGCTTCAAAGTCGGCTTTGCTTAGGTCTACTGTCAGCGCAGGATTTTTCACACTTACAGATTTTCCATCGCTGTCAACAAATGGTGTTTTATGATTCAAGGCTGTCTGTGCAATAACGATGCTTTCTCCGGGGCGCACCGGGTATTGTTTACCGGTACCGGGTATCATATAAAGATCACGCAGGTATACGTAGTCTGCATTTGCACTGATATTAGCAGGCATGCCAATCGATTTCGTCCAGTCCATCTGCCTGGTAACCGGCTGTTCGTGATATCCTTTGGAATCTGGTTCCTGGCGGCCCCAGCCCCGGCCAAAGTAAATGCTGTCTGCGTATTGTACTTCATTCGAATTATTATATATCTCGATGAACTGATCTCTGGTAATAGCTCCCTCCTGGCGGTGAGAACCGGCGTAATATACCTGTTTGATCACCCATGGGCCGATGACACCGGTTACTAATTGTAACGTGAGCATCGGGCTTTCACCGGATACAATCCGCCAGTTTTTACGGGAGGCATTGAAGACGATCGGTTTGGCGACATTGTCGCCTGTTGCTGCATTGTAAGTTACCGCATCTATGATTGCACTCACATCTACATCATAGCTACCCGCCGGTACTGCGGTGAAAAGTACTTTCCCGCTTGCATCCGCTTTCAGCTGTATATCGCTGCCGGTATTTGTATTTTTGAGCTTTACGACGGCTTCACTCAAAGGCAATTTATCATTTGCCACTGCGTAGGAAATCTGCAGGCTAACATTAGCAGGTTTAATATCGGGGGCATCATTTTTTTTACAGGCACCCAGCAGTGAAATACCGGATACAAGTATCAGTGTACCTTTTCTCATATAGTTGATTTATAGTTTTAATGAAATCTCTGCACCAAATGTTGGCGGATAATTAGGTGTAACGACGGTACCATTTTTCAGGTAGCGTGGTTGATAATTAAAGACATTAAATACGTTAAAAGAGAACTTCAGTTTTTTCCTCAGTTCCTTGCTAAGGCTTAGGTGAAAGTTTGGATGGATACGTTCCTGGTTCTGGCTGACATCCAATGATTCGTCGTATGTTTTCAGGTGTTTATAATCCGGATTTTGAGGATCATACTGTTTGATCTCTACATACTTCCCCCCCGCTGTATAGTAGGCGATGGGAACGGAAAGGTTCTTTTCCATGTAAGTT
Protein-coding regions in this window:
- a CDS encoding cytochrome-c peroxidase — its product is MRLTNSIRLTILAATGLLIISFRTYQDTTYREIPVDSLRAIYSQSPDMWPAPHLDAGVKLIELGILPPSPLEAKKDSLKAMIALGKTLFFDPRLSGSNQLSCSSCHAPDLNWADGREVSVGHDHAANKRNAPSLENVWFFKKLFWDGRSNSLEDQAMSPISSPVEMHQDLNELPAELRAIPGYHLLFAAAFGDKKVTTARIMSALATYQRTITSRKTDFDYFLSGKKNKLTDQQLLGLHLFRTKARCINCHNGPLFTDGEFHNVGLTYYGREREDLGRYNITKDPADVGKFKTPGLRNVLRTRPWFHNGIFDNIEGLLNMYNAGMPQPRRKPGQEKDLLYPVKSPHLQPLQLTTAERDAVIAFLGAITTEPWKERAPVLP
- a CDS encoding DUF6850 family outer membrane beta-barrel protein, yielding MWKHILHLCVISCACLPLQAQDSTLVDGNPSVRLRADSVKWQQYTFGRQSPFWLGTHMPVRYSQVILDFNYDKGKLTPIQGSTKIRALTFSTEGTTQLKGIKLFGAFSHSRTYEDSTRWAHQSRNNPSVPVYYGAIAPVAYERILYLFKAYGQKNLLRNNLPLSIGLDYRIGEHYGTNDPRGYIRDFQFDGIISTGWTFNAVTIGAGYRAGYGREEVAIGYKNKAYYESVAFPDYVNWEMNGYGQQEQSPMRRLYQNDFRRTGPEFYIYSKSAIGEISGTVKLINEQQDIFQFLKISTGKSYLNEYSLNTRDIQLRWQKDTRKGRLALDIAAFMQYGRDFNTALQGKNYLYDYSSYLVKLIHTRDRGDVLRNIFLSGRLVNELRQDGSYTNKVGYDQLILTAGWGLNRFLKQQISWGIDGYMGYQHTLSQQFIVKESNKYIFAPYVIYHDYLYNGTDRLLCHLSAAYSMPLLLHLQAALKLSAGYERSVKDGALPAGRIPLSIPGNDRFTGKLSIGLYF
- a CDS encoding DUF4876 domain-containing protein, yielding MRKGTLILVSGISLLGACKKNDAPDIKPANVSLQISYAVANDKLPLSEAVVKLKNTNTGSDIQLKADASGKVLFTAVPAGSYDVDVSAIIDAVTYNAATGDNVAKPIVFNASRKNWRIVSGESPMLTLQLVTGVIGPWVIKQVYYAGSHRQEGAITRDQFIEIYNNSNEVQYADSIYFGRGWGRQEPDSKGYHEQPVTRQMDWTKSIGMPANISANADYVYLRDLYMIPGTGKQYPVRPGESIVIAQTALNHKTPFVDSDGKSVSVKNPALTVDLSKADFEAYLVEERKKRGDRPAATDLDNPSVPNLRVLQYAANDMILDNPGRDSYVIFKMKQGADAMTLPQYAEPLIAPAKEPKLFFQVPISLVIDGVEVQPHIPSDRIPKKLAAAVDAGYTFVPKGAYTSQSIIRKTVGEENGRRILKDTNNSSEDFDVVDIATPKGFK